A genomic region of Trifolium pratense cultivar HEN17-A07 linkage group LG3, ARS_RC_1.1, whole genome shotgun sequence contains the following coding sequences:
- the LOC123918544 gene encoding glycine-rich RNA-binding protein 2, mitochondrial-like, with translation MRIATIVNSKTLLFQNSALHLHQLLLCVRHHSTTKLFLAGLSHNTNETVLRDTFKQHGQIIEVKVICDHKTGESKGYGFVRFNSEIAATSARKELHGRIVDGRRIRVGYAHKG, from the exons ATGCGCATAGCTACCATAGTGAATAGTAAAACTCTTCTTTTCCAAAATTCAGCCTTACACTTACATCAATTGTTGCTATGCGTACGCCATCATTCAACAACCAAATTATTCCTCGCAG GGCTTTCCCATAATACGAATGAAACAGTCTTGAGAGACACCTTTAAACAACATGGGCAAATCATTGAAG TTAAAGTAATATGTGACCATAAAACTGGGGAATCAAAAGGGTATGGATTTGTTAGGTTCAATTCTGAAATTGCAGCTACCTCAGCTCGTAAAGAATTGCATGGCCGG ATAGTGGATGGTAGACGCATTCGAGTGGGTTATGCGCACAAAGGGTAA
- the LOC123918546 gene encoding uncharacterized protein LOC123918546 isoform X1 has translation MSGPNSPPRTSGYLDALSQAIHKKLQRALANSSQRRNLLQELFADIALEVDDRAKDVIVNKEEDVISPAIDAIDGPLCFYDVLADYFVRVPESGKPILDMIVQLWSQSFASHIFSLLFHKWMFEVHLDNPEVLLRYSSALVQGATNVFWIDIQTNTRRFQSIFRYLLDDVALHHSRLNKIPLQAQRDMYLLLSRFILFYNSAGKVDSFLKQCPVFQTAFLVGGPADIFVSELTDQLQKLKVEPVLLHYLSEIKVLQGMELRMTTSTRLKTCLYSFTSPGGPMYPTRAVRHAAWEALDFLFPVGQYPRHLISLFFRLLYPWYWPSSCWNFVVSCIRAIFYSILGLIFSTWEKIAKPKKQ, from the exons ATGTCCGGACCTAATTCGCCGCCGAGGACCTCCGGTTATCTCGATGCTTTATCTCAAGCGATCCATAAGAAGCTTCAGCgt GCGCTGGCTAATTCTTCACAGAGGCGTAATTTGTTGCAGGAGCTTTTTGCTGATATAGCTTTAGAGGTTGATGATCGTGCCAAAG ATGTAATTGTCAACAAGGAAGAAGATGTTATTTCTCCTGCAATTGATGCCATTGATGGTCCATTGTGTTTCTATGATGTGCTTGCTGATTACTTTGTACGAGTGCCTGAAAGTGGAAAACCCATCCTTGACATGATTGTCCAACTCTGGAGCCAGTCATTTGCTTCACATATTTTTAGCCTCCTGTTTCACAAATGG ATGTTTGAAGTTCATCTTGATAATCCAGAAGTGCTGCTTCGGTATTCATCTGCCCTGGTTCAAGGTGCCACAAATGTTTTCTG GATTGACATTCAAACAAATACAAGGCGTTTCCAGTCTATATTCCGT TACCTCTTGGATGATGTTGCATTACACCACAGTCGATTGAATAAAATTCCTCTCCAG GCTCAGCGAGATATGTATCTTTTGCTCTCGAGGTTCATTCTATTTTACAATTCAG CTGGCAAAGTCGATAGCTTCTTGAAACAATGCCCTGTTTTCCAAACTGCTTTCTTAGTTGGTGGTCCGGCAGATATATTTGTGAGTGAACTCACTGATCAG cTTCAAAAGCTAAAGGTGGAACCTGTGCTGCTGCATTATCTTTCAGAAATTAAGGTCCTTCAGG GTATGGAATTGAGAATGACTACAAGTACGAGATTGAAAACTTGTTTGTATAGTTTTACTTCTCCTGGTGGTCCAATGTACCCGACTAGAGCTGTTCGTCATGCTGCCTGGGAAGCACTAGATTTTCTTTTTCCG GTTGGGCAGTACCCTCGGCATCTCATAAGTTTGTTCTTCAGGTTGCTCTATCCATGGTATTGGCCATCCTCTTGTTGGAACTTTGTGGTTTCCTGCATTCGGGCAATCTTTTACTCCATACTGGGGTTGATATTTTCTACGTGGGAAAAGATTGCGaaaccaaaaaaacaataa
- the LOC123918542 gene encoding THO complex subunit 4A has protein sequence MSAALDMTLDDIIKNNKKSGSGNPRGRSRPGPGSGPGPARRLPNRAINRAAPYSGGAKAPETTWQHDLYGDQHVAAAAFPAQGGRAPSIETGTKLYISNLDYGVSNDDIKELFSEVGDLKRHGVHYDRSGRSKGTAEVVFSRRQDAVAAVKRYNNVQLDGKPMKIEIVGTNISTPGAAPVVNPPIGNFNGVPQSAQGRIGDLRGPGGRGQGIRRNRGRGRGSGGGRGGGRGGGRGRGRDEKVSAEDLDAELEKYHAEAMQIN, from the exons ATGTCTGCCGCTCTCGATATGACCCTCGATGATATcatcaagaacaacaaaaaatctGGATCCGGAAACCCTAGAGGCCGTTCTAGACCCGGACCCGGATCCGGACCTGGTCCCGCTCGCCGTTTACCTAACCGTGCAATCAACCGTGCCGCACCTTACTCCGGCGGCGCTAAG gcGCCGGAGACTACGTGGCAGCATGATTTGTATGGAGATCAACATGTGGCTGCGGCGGCGTTTCCTGCTCAAGGTGGTCGTGCGCCTTCCATAGAAACTGGAACCAAGCTCTATATATCTAATTTGGATTATGGTGTTTCCAATGATGATATAAAG GAATTGTTTTCTGAAGTTGGTGACTTGAAACGGCATGGCGTTCATTATGACCGGAGTGGCAGATCGAAG GGCACTGCAGAAGTAGTCTTCTCACGGCGACAAGATGCTGTAGCTGCTGTAAAGAGATACAACAATGTTCAACTAGATGGGAAACCAATGAAGATAGAGATTGTTGGAACCAACATTTCTACACCTGGTGCAGCTCCTGTTGTAAATCCACCTATTGGAAATTTTAATGGAGTTCCTCAAAG TGCCCAAGGAAGAATTGGAGATTTACGAGGGCCGGGAGGAAGAGGTCAAGGCATTCGAAGAAATCGAGGACGTGGAAGAGGTAGCGGTGGAGGTCGTGGTGGTGGTCGTGGTGGAGGTCGCGGTAGAGGTCGTGACGAAAAGGTATCTGCAGAAGACCTTGATGCTGAGCTGGAGAAGTATCATGCAGAGGCCATGCAAATAAACTAA
- the LOC123918546 gene encoding uncharacterized protein LOC123918546 isoform X2: MSGPNSPPRTSGYLDALSQAIHKKLQRELFADIALEVDDRAKDVIVNKEEDVISPAIDAIDGPLCFYDVLADYFVRVPESGKPILDMIVQLWSQSFASHIFSLLFHKWMFEVHLDNPEVLLRYSSALVQGATNVFWIDIQTNTRRFQSIFRYLLDDVALHHSRLNKIPLQAQRDMYLLLSRFILFYNSAGKVDSFLKQCPVFQTAFLVGGPADIFVSELTDQLQKLKVEPVLLHYLSEIKVLQGMELRMTTSTRLKTCLYSFTSPGGPMYPTRAVRHAAWEALDFLFPVGQYPRHLISLFFRLLYPWYWPSSCWNFVVSCIRAIFYSILGLIFSTWEKIAKPKKQ; the protein is encoded by the exons ATGTCCGGACCTAATTCGCCGCCGAGGACCTCCGGTTATCTCGATGCTTTATCTCAAGCGATCCATAAGAAGCTTCAGCgt GAGCTTTTTGCTGATATAGCTTTAGAGGTTGATGATCGTGCCAAAG ATGTAATTGTCAACAAGGAAGAAGATGTTATTTCTCCTGCAATTGATGCCATTGATGGTCCATTGTGTTTCTATGATGTGCTTGCTGATTACTTTGTACGAGTGCCTGAAAGTGGAAAACCCATCCTTGACATGATTGTCCAACTCTGGAGCCAGTCATTTGCTTCACATATTTTTAGCCTCCTGTTTCACAAATGG ATGTTTGAAGTTCATCTTGATAATCCAGAAGTGCTGCTTCGGTATTCATCTGCCCTGGTTCAAGGTGCCACAAATGTTTTCTG GATTGACATTCAAACAAATACAAGGCGTTTCCAGTCTATATTCCGT TACCTCTTGGATGATGTTGCATTACACCACAGTCGATTGAATAAAATTCCTCTCCAG GCTCAGCGAGATATGTATCTTTTGCTCTCGAGGTTCATTCTATTTTACAATTCAG CTGGCAAAGTCGATAGCTTCTTGAAACAATGCCCTGTTTTCCAAACTGCTTTCTTAGTTGGTGGTCCGGCAGATATATTTGTGAGTGAACTCACTGATCAG cTTCAAAAGCTAAAGGTGGAACCTGTGCTGCTGCATTATCTTTCAGAAATTAAGGTCCTTCAGG GTATGGAATTGAGAATGACTACAAGTACGAGATTGAAAACTTGTTTGTATAGTTTTACTTCTCCTGGTGGTCCAATGTACCCGACTAGAGCTGTTCGTCATGCTGCCTGGGAAGCACTAGATTTTCTTTTTCCG GTTGGGCAGTACCCTCGGCATCTCATAAGTTTGTTCTTCAGGTTGCTCTATCCATGGTATTGGCCATCCTCTTGTTGGAACTTTGTGGTTTCCTGCATTCGGGCAATCTTTTACTCCATACTGGGGTTGATATTTTCTACGTGGGAAAAGATTGCGaaaccaaaaaaacaataa
- the LOC123918546 gene encoding uncharacterized protein LOC123918546 isoform X3: protein MIVQLWSQSFASHIFSLLFHKWMFEVHLDNPEVLLRYSSALVQGATNVFWIDIQTNTRRFQSIFRYLLDDVALHHSRLNKIPLQAQRDMYLLLSRFILFYNSAGKVDSFLKQCPVFQTAFLVGGPADIFVSELTDQLQKLKVEPVLLHYLSEIKVLQGMELRMTTSTRLKTCLYSFTSPGGPMYPTRAVRHAAWEALDFLFPVGQYPRHLISLFFRLLYPWYWPSSCWNFVVSCIRAIFYSILGLIFSTWEKIAKPKKQ from the exons ATGATTGTCCAACTCTGGAGCCAGTCATTTGCTTCACATATTTTTAGCCTCCTGTTTCACAAATGG ATGTTTGAAGTTCATCTTGATAATCCAGAAGTGCTGCTTCGGTATTCATCTGCCCTGGTTCAAGGTGCCACAAATGTTTTCTG GATTGACATTCAAACAAATACAAGGCGTTTCCAGTCTATATTCCGT TACCTCTTGGATGATGTTGCATTACACCACAGTCGATTGAATAAAATTCCTCTCCAG GCTCAGCGAGATATGTATCTTTTGCTCTCGAGGTTCATTCTATTTTACAATTCAG CTGGCAAAGTCGATAGCTTCTTGAAACAATGCCCTGTTTTCCAAACTGCTTTCTTAGTTGGTGGTCCGGCAGATATATTTGTGAGTGAACTCACTGATCAG cTTCAAAAGCTAAAGGTGGAACCTGTGCTGCTGCATTATCTTTCAGAAATTAAGGTCCTTCAGG GTATGGAATTGAGAATGACTACAAGTACGAGATTGAAAACTTGTTTGTATAGTTTTACTTCTCCTGGTGGTCCAATGTACCCGACTAGAGCTGTTCGTCATGCTGCCTGGGAAGCACTAGATTTTCTTTTTCCG GTTGGGCAGTACCCTCGGCATCTCATAAGTTTGTTCTTCAGGTTGCTCTATCCATGGTATTGGCCATCCTCTTGTTGGAACTTTGTGGTTTCCTGCATTCGGGCAATCTTTTACTCCATACTGGGGTTGATATTTTCTACGTGGGAAAAGATTGCGaaaccaaaaaaacaataa